In a single window of the Fusarium falciforme chromosome 3, complete sequence genome:
- a CDS encoding Pre-mRNA-splicing factor CWC24, with the protein MADSNTEIAAPVAVFKKRGAKGKANLRKRPATPPPADSDDSDYSSSEDESGQRVKRRKKTVTVTASSKDTATREKELTATVYAADRSVPITSTNDATKHSNWYDEDSKDALSAKNLLGSTRSTTKDSQPDGTYKGLSNQTSFIQKNPDAPTRTKGPMKAPTNIRTVTVMDFKPDICKDYKQTGFCGYGDACIYLHDRTDVKQGWQLDREWETVTKGKKNLGGTVVASANRDKKEEVDEDEAEVAMLEKIPFACIICKESYREPIVTRCGHYFCEPCALMRYRKDPTCAACGAGTNGVFNSAKKLKKLLEKKREREEKKKREAEEAGEEEA; encoded by the coding sequence ATGGCTGATTCAAACACAGAAATCGCGGCGCCCGTCGCCGTGTTCAAGAAGCGAGGCGCAAAGGGCAAGGCGAACCTGCGAAAACGGCCCGCGACGCCACCTCCTGCAGACAGCGACGACAGCGACTATTCATCCTCAGAAGACGAGTCGGGCCAGCGCGTCAAGCGGCGCAAGAAGACTGTCACCGTCacagcttcttccaaggaCACTGCGACTAGGGAAAAGGAGTTGACGGCGACGGTATATGCTGCAGATCGCAGTGTGCCAATCACGAGTACCAACGACGCCACAAAACACAGCAACTGGTACGACGAAGACTCCAAGGATGCGCTCTCCGCCAAGAACCTCCTGGGCtcaacaagatcaacaacaaaGGATTCGCAGCCCGATGGAACATACAAGGGACTTTCGAATCAAACATCATTCATTCAGAAGAACCCCGATGCCCCCACCAGAACCAAAGGTCCGATGAAGGCGCCAACCAACATCCGAACGGTCACGGTCATGGACTTCAAGCCAGACATCTGCAAAGACTACAAACAGACCGGTTTCTGTGGTTATGGCGATGCGTGCATCTACCTTCACGATCGAACGGACGTCAAGCAAGGATGGCAGCTGGATCGAGAGTGGGAGACCGTCacgaaggggaagaagaaccTGGGAGGCACCGTGGTTGCGAGCGCCAACCgtgacaagaaggaggaagtcgacgaagacgaggcaGAAGTCGCCATGCTCGAAAAGATTCCCTTTGCGTGTATAATATGCAAGGAATCATACAGGGAGCCCATCGTGACGAGGTGTGGCCATTACTTCTGTGAGCCATGTGCTCTCATGAGATACAGGAAAGACCCGACATGCGCCGCGTGTGGCGCCGGTACAAATGGAGTTTTCAACTCTGCAAAGAAGTTGAAAAAGCTACTggaaaagaagagggagcgcgaagagaagaagaagcgagaggcagaggaggccggggaggaggaggcatgA
- a CDS encoding uncharacterized protein (Expressed protein), whose translation MVLPLRTTPNEVEDLTDRIETETDNYITDFAAREVLITEWDQLRRSRIPARYFTPTATAILMIAPLDILQDLLQSYVPGDRIVIFHSIHEDNPTPCILMGRSRFLGTSRLFPRMGNDQQEIHHIQSILEVFWGEKAPSWIATFTNPDFVESPQNHISLNFASQSSFDDARLAFKPIRSADPNERRLQLHWLKPSAFRIFNSYFYDNPLQHAGLDAENTKTWGDR comes from the exons ATGGTTCTCCCTCTGCGGACAACGCCCAACGAGGTTGAAGACTTAACAGATCGCATCGAAACCGAAACCGACAACTATATCACCGACTTCGCCGCGAGAGAAGTACTAATTACAGAATGGGATCAACTCAGGCGGTCCAGGATACCCGCTCGCTACTTCACGCCTACCGCGACTGCAATCTTGATGATTGCGCCCCTGGATATACTCCAAGACTTGCTTCAGTCCT ATGTTCCAGGAGACCGCATAGTCATCTTTCACAGCATTCATGAAGATAATCCAACGCCTTGCATCCTTATGGGAAGATCAAGATTTTTGGGTACTTCGCGCCTTTTCCCGCGTATGGGCAACGACCAGCAGGAAATCCATCATATCCAATCGATCCTGGAGGTGTTTTGGGGAGAAAAAGCTCCCTCATGGATAGCCACATTCACCAATCCCGACTTCGTGGAGTCTCCGCAGAACCACATCTCACTAAACTTCGCATCGCAATCCTCATTTGATGATGCACGCCTTGCCTTTAAACCTATTCGAAGTGCCGACCCTAACGAAAGGCGACTTCAGCTTCACTGGCTGAAGCCCTCGGCATTCAGGATCTTCAATTCCTATTTTTATGACAACCCCCTTCAGCACGCTGGCCTGGACGCTGAAAATACCAAGACATGGGGTGACAGGTGA